The following are encoded in a window of Amycolatopsis lexingtonensis genomic DNA:
- a CDS encoding sensor domain-containing diguanylate cyclase, which produces MWKLATPVFGYVLIVDALALVVVTATAALVPITAQSMLWCGLILAGEVVHLEAAQRIERIRELAADGRPHMHLQSIWIFAGLLLLPPPLATLVIIVSYAHSWVRVYQRRGVIHRKVFSAATVILACFAAGAVLWASTGHVAPFVPYLDGFGGMTALLASGLVYFGLNYVLVILAILMSNPGKPPRQAFGNPSDVLIVLAAVGVGCGIALVMTVRPWLLPVLMVTPVALHIGLLLPQFQAAARTDSKTALLAPEFWVQLARNELARAAELSSTAGVLMIDIDHFKAIDDGNGHLAGDEVLRAVAAAIQGSVRGGDYVGRFGGDEFVVLLPGTTGAEIVAIADRIRTAIARIEVAVPVIRPGKPEVISGLTASIGAAVYPETATDYTILLQAADDAVFEAKAAGRDHVVLATPRAELTRPEIPDVL; this is translated from the coding sequence ATGTGGAAACTGGCCACTCCGGTGTTCGGTTATGTCCTCATCGTCGACGCGCTGGCGCTGGTCGTGGTCACCGCCACCGCCGCGCTGGTGCCGATCACGGCCCAGTCGATGCTCTGGTGTGGACTGATCCTCGCCGGTGAGGTCGTACACCTCGAAGCGGCGCAACGCATCGAGCGTATCCGCGAGCTGGCCGCCGACGGCCGGCCGCACATGCACCTGCAGTCGATCTGGATCTTCGCCGGGCTGCTCCTGCTGCCCCCGCCACTGGCCACGCTCGTCATCATCGTCAGTTATGCCCATTCCTGGGTGCGCGTTTACCAGCGGCGCGGCGTGATTCACCGGAAAGTGTTCTCCGCGGCCACCGTCATTCTCGCTTGTTTCGCCGCAGGTGCCGTCCTTTGGGCGAGCACCGGTCATGTCGCGCCGTTCGTCCCCTATTTGGACGGCTTCGGCGGGATGACGGCGCTGCTGGCGTCCGGCCTTGTGTACTTCGGGCTCAACTACGTGCTGGTGATCCTCGCGATCCTGATGAGCAACCCGGGCAAGCCGCCGCGGCAGGCGTTCGGCAACCCGTCCGACGTGCTGATCGTGCTGGCCGCGGTCGGCGTCGGCTGCGGCATCGCGCTGGTGATGACGGTCCGGCCGTGGCTGCTGCCGGTGCTCATGGTGACGCCGGTGGCGCTGCACATCGGCCTGCTGCTCCCGCAGTTCCAGGCCGCGGCGCGCACCGACTCCAAGACCGCGCTGCTCGCCCCGGAGTTCTGGGTCCAGCTGGCGCGCAACGAACTGGCCCGCGCGGCGGAGCTGTCCTCGACCGCGGGCGTCCTGATGATCGACATCGACCACTTCAAGGCCATCGACGACGGCAACGGCCACCTGGCGGGCGACGAGGTCCTCCGCGCGGTCGCGGCGGCGATCCAGGGCTCGGTCCGCGGCGGCGACTACGTGGGCCGCTTCGGCGGCGACGAGTTCGTGGTCCTCCTCCCGGGCACCACGGGCGCGGAGATCGTGGCGATCGCCGACCGCATCCGGACGGCGATCGCGCGCATCGAGGTCGCGGTCCCGGTGATTCGCCCGGGCAAGCCCGAGGTGATCTCCGGCCTGACCGCGTCGATCGGCGCGGCGGTGTACCCGGAGACCGCCACGGACTACACGATCCTGCTGCAGGCGGCGGACGACGCGGTCTTCGAGGCGAAGGCCGCCGGTCGCGACCACGTCGTCCTGGCCACCCCGCGCGCCGAACTCACGCGCCCCGAAATCCCCGACGTGCTCTGA
- a CDS encoding TrpB-like pyridoxal phosphate-dependent enzyme produces the protein MAERTKYILDEDDLPTQWYNVIPDLPEPPPPPLHPGTREPVGPDDLAPLFPQALIAQEVTTDRYVDIPEEVREVYRLWRPSPLFRARRLEKALGTPARIYYKYEGVSPVGSHKPNTAVPQAFYNAQEGVTRLTTETGAGQWGSALAFACAQYGLECEVWQVRASYDQKPYRRLMMETFGATVHPSPSELTASGKAILAEHPDSTGSLGIAISEAVEQAAQDPNTRYALGSVLNHVLLHQTIIGEEALKQFELAGDTPDVLVGCTGGGSNFGGLAFPFLREKLAGRMDPVIRAVEPAACPSLTRGKYAYDFGDTAGLTPLLKMHTLGHDFIPDPIHAGGLRYHGMSPLISHIYELGLIEAIAIGQQECFAAGVRFARSEGIIPAPEPTHALAACIQEALRCKETGEEKVILTALCGHAHLDLPAYGAYLAGDMVDNELSAATLEDSLTTLP, from the coding sequence GTGGCCGAACGCACCAAGTACATCCTGGACGAAGACGATCTCCCGACGCAGTGGTACAACGTCATCCCGGATCTGCCCGAGCCGCCCCCGCCGCCGCTGCACCCCGGCACGCGCGAGCCGGTCGGGCCGGACGACCTGGCGCCGCTCTTCCCGCAGGCGCTCATCGCCCAGGAAGTGACGACCGATCGCTATGTCGACATCCCGGAGGAGGTCCGGGAGGTCTACCGGCTCTGGCGTCCGTCGCCGCTGTTCCGCGCGCGCCGGCTGGAGAAGGCGCTCGGCACCCCGGCCCGGATCTACTACAAGTACGAAGGCGTCAGCCCGGTCGGCTCGCACAAGCCGAACACCGCGGTGCCGCAGGCGTTCTACAACGCGCAGGAGGGCGTCACCCGGCTGACCACCGAGACCGGCGCCGGCCAGTGGGGGAGCGCGCTCGCGTTCGCCTGCGCCCAGTACGGCCTCGAGTGCGAGGTCTGGCAGGTCCGGGCGTCCTACGACCAGAAGCCCTACCGCAGGCTGATGATGGAGACGTTCGGCGCGACCGTCCACCCCAGCCCGTCCGAGCTGACCGCGTCCGGGAAAGCCATCCTCGCCGAGCACCCGGACTCGACCGGCAGCCTCGGCATCGCGATCAGCGAGGCCGTCGAGCAGGCCGCCCAGGACCCGAACACGCGGTACGCGCTGGGCAGCGTGCTCAACCACGTGCTGCTGCACCAGACGATCATCGGCGAAGAGGCGCTGAAGCAGTTCGAGCTGGCCGGTGACACCCCGGACGTCCTCGTCGGCTGCACCGGCGGCGGCTCCAACTTCGGCGGGCTCGCCTTCCCGTTCCTGCGCGAAAAGCTGGCCGGCCGGATGGACCCGGTGATCCGCGCGGTCGAACCGGCCGCGTGCCCGTCGCTGACGCGCGGCAAGTACGCCTACGACTTCGGCGACACGGCCGGGCTCACGCCGCTGCTCAAGATGCACACGCTCGGCCACGACTTCATCCCGGACCCGATCCACGCGGGTGGCCTGCGCTACCACGGGATGTCGCCACTGATCTCGCACATCTACGAGCTGGGCCTGATCGAGGCGATCGCCATCGGGCAGCAGGAGTGCTTCGCGGCGGGCGTGCGGTTCGCGCGATCCGAGGGCATCATCCCGGCGCCAGAGCCGACGCACGCGCTCGCGGCGTGCATCCAGGAAGCGTTGCGGTGCAAGGAAACCGGTGAGGAGAAGGTCATCCTCACGGCGTTGTGCGGCCACGCGCACCTGGACTTGCCCGCCTACGGCGCTTACCTCGCCGGGGACATGGTGGACAACGAGCTGTCGGCAGCCACCCTCGAGGACTCGCTGACCACGCTGCCGTAG